A region of the Sinorhizobium arboris LMG 14919 genome:
GACATGGCCGTCGGCGGTCGCGCGCTTCAGCGTGTCGGCAACCGCAAGCGCCGGCAGGACGGCCCCGGCGCCGTCACAAAGCGCCGCCCGGCATCGATCGAGCAACAGGTGGTCGAAGAACGGGCGTACGGCGTCGTGGATCATCACCAGTTCGGCGCTTTGGGCGGCGATCGCTTCCAGGCCGGCGAGCACCGAAAGCTGGCGCGTCGCTCCGCCGTGGACCACCGTCAGATCCAGTGTCCGGGCCATCCGCTTGCGGGCCGACGCAAACAGCTCTTCGTCTTCCGGGTGGATCACCACGACGACCTGTCCCGTTCCGGGCCATGTCGCGAAAATGTCAAGCGTATGGGCGATAACCGGGCGATCGCCGATCGTCCGGTATTGTTTCGGTCCCTCGGCCGACTGACCGGCGCGCTCGCCGCGGCCGGCCGCAACGATCACGACGCCACAGGACAACTGTTCTTCGCCTTGCATCTTCTGTATGTGGTCCCGCATTCGCCAATATTCGTCGTGATGTACCGCGAAGGTCCTGCCATGGCCAGCCATGCGAGGAATTTTGTCCCGCTTGTCGAAAACGCTTGGCAAGCAGACGAACAATGTCTAAAAATAGTGCAAGATTCTAGTGTGCCTGAAAGATATGCATTTGCCCTCAACGGCTTTTTCATCCTCGCTTCTGATCGGGAATGTCGGAATTCGCAATCGCGTAGCGCTCGCGCCCATGTCCGGCGTGACGGATTTGCCTTTTCGCCGGCTTGCCTGGCGTTTCGGTGCGGGTTTCGTCGTGACCGAGATGGTGGCGAGCCGCGAGCTGGTCGGCAATGCCTCCGAGTCCTGGGCGCGGCTGAAGAATTCCGGCATCGAACCGCACGTCGTGCAACTCGCCGGGCGTGAAGCGCACTGGATGGCCGAGGCGGCGAGGATCGTCGAGGCCAATGGCGCCGATATCATCGACATCAACATGGGCTGTCCTGCGAAGAAGGTCACCGGCGGCTATTCCGGATCTGCGCTGATGCGCAATCCCGATCATGCGCTTTCGCTGATCGAAGCGACGGTAAAGGCAGCCACAGTCCCGGTCACGCTCAAGATGCGGCTTGGCTGGGATGAAAATTCGATCAATGCGCCGCTGATCGCCCGCAGGGCCGAGGACGCCGGTGTGAAGGCGATCACGATTCATGGGCGCACACGCATGCAATTCTACAACGGCAAGGCCGACTGGGATGCGATCCGGGCCGTCCGCGAGGTGGTTTCCGTCCCGCTGATTGCCAATGGCGACGTGGATTCGGTGGCGGATGTGCAGGAGATCCTGCGCCGCTCGGGTGCGGACGCCGTCATGGTCGGCCGGTCATGCCAGGGGCGGCCGTGGCATGCGGGCGTGCTGGCCGGCGCTGCTGCTCACCCGGATGCGTCGGGCATCGCCCAGATATTTGCGGAGCATTACGAAATGATGCTCGAATTCTATGGCGTGGAGGTTGGGCTTCGCACCGCCCGCAAACATGCCGGCTGGTATCTCGATCGTTTCGCGCCCGAGCTTCCCGCTTCGGAGAAGGCCGCGTTTCTGACATCGACGGACACGGATTTCGTACGCGACGGCGTGGTTGCCGCAATCGCTCGCTCCGGCGAAGCGGCGGCGAGGGAGGAGATTGCGGCATGACCGAAAAGGCAACGGCACCGATGGAGGGTGCCAACGATCTTTCCATGGCCGTGCTGAACGCGATTCAGAATCCGGTCATCCTAGTGGACGAGAAGGGCTTCGTCGCCTTTGCGAACTGGGAGGCCGAATCTTTCTTCGGAGCCAGCGCCAACCATCTTGCGCGGCACGATATCGGCGCTTTCATTCCATTCGGCAGTCCGCTCCTGACACTGATCGAGCAGGTCCGCGAGCGGCGCGCTCCGGTCAACGAGTACCGGGTCGATCTCAGTTCTCCGCGTCTTGGGGCCGACAAGCTCGTCGATCTCTATGTGGCTCCGGTTCTGTCGCAACCCGGATCGGTTGTGATCGTTTTCCAAGAGCGGTCCATGGCCGACAAGATCGACCGCCAGCTCACCCACCGCGCGGCAGCGCGGTCCGTCACCGGCCTTGCTTCGATGCTCGCCCACGAGATCAAGAACCCCCTTTCGGGTATCCGTGGTGCCGCGCAACTTCTGGAAACCTCCGTCAATGACGAAGACCGTGCGCTTACAAGGCTGATCTGTGACGAGACAGACCGCATCGTTTCGCTGGTAGACCGGATGGAGGTGTTCTCCGACGAGCGCCCGGTCGACCGCGTGCCGCTCAACATCCATGCCGTACTCGATCACGTCAAGGCGATCGCCAAGGCCGGCTTTGCCCGCAGAATCAAAATCTCCGAGCATTACGATCCCTCGCTTCCCCCGGTCTTCGCGAACCGCGACCAGCTGGTCCAGGTGTTCCTGAACCTGATCAAGAACGCGGCCGAGGCGATCGGCGACAGGTCGGATGGCGAGATTCTGCTGACGACGGCCTACCGGCCGGGCATCCGCCTCTCGGTTGCCGGTACGCGTGAAAAAATCTCGCTGCCGCTGGAATTCTGCGTTCACGACAACGGGCCGGGCGTGCCCCCCGATCTGCTGCCGCATCTGTTCGATCCGTTCATTACCACCAAGACGAACGGGTCCGGTCTCGGCCTGGCGCTCGTGGCCAAGATCATCGGCGGTCACGGCGGCATCGTCGAATGCGACAGCCAGCATAACCGCACGACCTTCCGCGTTCTGATGCCGGCGTCCAAAGGACTTGCGGCCGATGACGAAACTCCGATGACAAAAGGAACCAATGGATGACGGGTGCAACGATCCTCGTCGCGGATGACGACGCAGCCATCCGCACCGTGCTGAACCAGGCGCTCAGCCGTGCCGGATACGAAGTGCGCATCACCTCCAATGCTGCAACCCTCTGGCGCTGGATAGCCGCCGGCGACGGCGACCTGGTCGTAACCGATGTCGTGATGCCCGATGAAAACGCCTTCGATCTCCTGCCGCGGATCAAGAAGGCACGGCCGGATCTGCCGGTTCTCGTGATGAGTGCGCAAAACACCTTCATGACGGCCATCAAGGCTTCGGAGAAGGGCGCCTACGACTATCTGCCGAAGCCTTTCGATCTGACGGAACTGATCGGCATCATCGGTCGCGCGCTCGCCGAACCGAAGCGGCGGCCCTCGAAGCTCGACGACGATTCCCAGGACGGAATGCCGCTCGTCGGTCGTTCCGCCGCCATGCAGGAAATCTACCGCGTGCTCGCCCGGCTGATGCAGACCGACCTCACGCTGATGATTACCGGCGAGTCCGGTACCGGCAAGGAACTGGTTGCACGTGCATTGCACGACTATGGGAAACGAAGAAACGGCCCCTTCGTCGCCATCAACATGGCGGCGATCCCGCGCGACCTCATCGAGTCGGAACTGTTCGGCCATGAAAAGGGGGCTTTCACCGGCGCCCAGACGCGCTCCACCGGGCGCTTCGAACAAGCCGAGGGAGGAACGCTCTTCCTCGATGAAATCGGCGACATGCCGATGGACGCGCAGACGCGTCTCCTGCGCGTGCTGCAGCAGGGCGAATATACAACCGTCGGCGGGCGCACGCCGATCCGCTCGGACGTCCGCATCGTCGCCGCCACCAACAAGGACCTGAAACAATCGATCAATCAGGGCCTCTTTCGCGAGGACCTCTACTATCGTCTGAATGTCGTGCCGCTGCGTCTGCCGCCGCTGAGAGATCGCGCCGAAGACATTCCCGACCTTGTCCGGCATTTCGTCCAGCAGGCCGAAAAGGAGGGGCTCGACGTCAAGCGTTTCGATCAGGAGGCGCTGGAGCTGATGAAGGCGCATCCCTGGCCGGGCAATGTGCGCGAGCTCGAGAACCTGGTTCGCCGCCTGACGGCACTTTATCCACAGGATGTCATCACCCGGGAAATCATCGAGAACGAGCTGCGTTCGGAGATCCCGGACAGCCCGATCGAGAAGGCCGCGGCGCGCTCGGGTCCGCTGTCGATATCACAGGCGGTCGAGGAGAACATGCGGCAGTATTTCGCGAGCTTTGGCGATGCGTTACCGCCCTCCGGCCTTTACGACCGGGTACTTGCCGAAATGGAATATCCTCTGATTCTTGCGGCCTTGACGGCGACCCGCGGCAATCAGATCAAAGCGGCCGATCTCCTGGGTCTCAACCGCAATACGCTGCGCAAGAAGATCCGTGAGCTTGGTGTTTCGGTGTATCGCAGCTCGCGTACCGCTTGACTGAGATGCAACACCGTTGCATTTTCGCCACAATGCGTTGCTTGAACCGCGTTTAAGCGTCGATTCGCCGGCGCTCGGTCGCAGACCGGCGTGGCTGGAAGTTTCGTGCATCCGCAGGGGGCGCGGCGCTGCAGGTTCAATGTCTCGGTCCGGAACGCAGGGGTGTGCCGGCGTCGTCGGTACACGGGTTGGGGGTAGCACTTTTCATGGTGGATGGAATGGCCTTGCCATTGGGCACGGAGGACGGAGTCACTGCTGCCCAGGATCGGCGAGCCTCCTTCGCATTGCCGGGGCTTATGCTCGCCACCGGTGCTCTGATCTGCGCCACCTTGTCGCTGCTTGTTCTTCTCGGTCTGACCCCGATCCGGCCCGAGAGAAACATCGTGATCGCCTGCGCCGGCATCAACGGCCTCTTCGTCGTGGGCCTGATCTACCTCATCGCCCGCGAGATCTTCAGGCTGCTCAGGGCGCGCAGCAAGGGAAGAGCCGCTGCGCGCCTGCATGTGCGCATCGTCGCGCTCTTCTCGATCGTCGCGATCACGCCGGCGATCCTCGTTGCGATCTTCGCCAGCATTACCCTCGATGTCGGCCTCGACCGCTGGTTCTCGCTGCGTACGCAGGCGATCGTTCGGTCCTCTCTGAACGTCGCGCAGGCCTATGTCCTGGAGAATGCGAGTTACCTCCAGGGTCAGACGGTGTCGATGGCCAACGACCTGGAGCGCAATCGCCAGCTCTACAGCCTCGACCGGACCGGTTTCGTCGAGTTGATGACGCGGCAGGCGAGGGGACGAGGCATGCTCGGGGCATTCCTCGTGCGGGCTGACGGCAGCGCCATACTCCAGGCCAATATTTCGACCGACCGTCCTCTGCCGGCGATCCCGCAGGATGCGCTGAAAAGCACCATTGCCGGCCAACCGACGCTTATTCCTCCGGGCGTGACCAATCTGGTTGGGGCGGTCATTCCGCTCGAGAATTTTCCGGACACCTATCTCTACACCGTCCGAAACGTCGATCCGGAAGTCATGCGGTCGATGCGGCTGATGGAAGAGAACACTGCGGAATACAAGACGCTCGAGGCAGGGCGTACCTCCCTGCAGATAGCCTTCGGCGTCCTTTACATCGGCTTCGCCCTGATCGTGCTGCTGGCGGCGATCTGGACGGCCATCGCGGTGGCCGACCGCATCGTTCGGCCGATCCGGCAGCTGATCGGGGCCGCCGACAGCGTCGCGTCCGGCAATCTCGACGTCGTCGTTCCCGTACGCGCGGTCGACGGCGACGTCGGCAACCTCTCGCGCACGTTCAACAAGATGGTAAGCGAAATTCGCACGCAGCAGGATCAGATCCTGGTGGCGAAGGACGAGGTCGACCAGCGCCGCCGCTTCATCGAGGCTGTGCTTTCCGGCGTGACGGCGGCCGTCATCGGTGTCGGCAAGGATCGCCGCATCACCATCTTCAATCCGTCGTCGGAAGGCATGCTCAAGAAGGAGGCGACGGGGCTCATCGGCGCGAACCTCAGTGAAGTGGCCCCGGAAATCGAAGCGGTTCTCGTCGAGGCCGAGAGCCGCTACCGCAACGATTACCGCAAGCAGATCAATATCATGCGTGGGGGCACCGAGCGCACCTTGAACGTTCAGGTGACACGGGAGGAAGGCGACGAATCGCACGGCTCCTATGTGATCACCGTCGACGACATCACGGACCTGGTGATCGCACAGCGTTCGACCGCCTGGGCGGACGTCGCCCGCCGCATTGCGCACGAGATCAAGAATCCGCTGACGCCGATCCAGCTTTCGGCAGAGAGGCTGAAGCGTCGCTACGGCAGGCAGATCGATCAGGAAGACAGGGCCGTTTTCGACCAGTGCACGGAAACGATCGTGCGCCAGGTCGAGGACATCGGCCGGATGGTCGACGAATTCTCCGCCTTTGCGCGCATGCCGAAGCCGACGAAGGAGAAGTCCGACCTGAGGGCGATCCTGAAGGACGCCGTATTCCTGCGCGAGATGGGCAACAACCACATCAATTTCGTCCGCGACTTCGGCGACGAACCCCTCGAGGGTCAGTTCGACGGCCGCATGCTGGGTCAGGCATTCGGCAATCTCGTAAAGAACGCGGTGGAAGCGATCGAAGCCGTGCCCGCGGGGACGTCACGAGGCGCGCCGACGGTCGTCATCCGATCCCGTCGCGATGATGCCACCGGCCGTTTCGTGGTCGACGTCATCGACAACGGCAAGGGGCTTCCGACCGAGAACCGGCACCGAATTCTGGAGCCGTACATGACGATGCGGGAAAAGGGCACCGGTCTCGGCCTCGCTATCGTCAAGAAGATCATCGAAGACCACGGCGGGCAACTGGAACTGCATGACGCACCGCCGGATTTCGACGGCGGCTCCGGGGCGATGATCCGGGTGATTCTGCCGCCTGCCGGCGAGACCGGCGGCGAGGGTAATTTGAAGAATAAGGGTAATACCAATGGCGGCTGATATTCTGGTTGTGGATGACGAGGAGGATATTCGCGAGATCGTCTCGGGAATCCTGTCGGACGAAGGCCATGAAACACGGACCGCTTTCGACAGCGATAGCGCGCTCGCTGCGATCAACGACCGTGTGCCGCGCCTGATCTTCCTGGACATCTGGATGCAGGGAAGCAAGCTCGACGGCTTGGCACTGCTCGACGAGATCAAGAGCCGCCACCCCGAATTGCCGGTCGTGATGATTTCCGGTCACGGCAACATCGAAACCGCCGTCTCCGCCATCAAGCGCGGCGCCTATGACTTCATCGAGAAGCCGTTCAAGGCCGACCGGCTGATCCTGATCGCCGAGCGGGCGCTCGAAATCTCCAAGCTGAAGCGCGAAAACTCAGAGCTGAAACGGAAGTCGGGCGATCCGGTGGAACTGATCGGAACGTCAGTCGCGGTCTCCCAACTGCGGCAGATGATCGAGAAGGTTGCACCCACCAATAGCCGCATCATGATCCAGGGACCGTCGGGGTCCGGCAAGGAACTCGTCGCGCGGATGATCCATCGCAAGTCCGCGCGCGCCAACGGTCCTTTCGTGGCTCTCAATGCGGCAGCGATTACACCGGACAGAATGGAGATCGCGCTTTTCGGTACCGAGGGCACCACGGGACAGCCGCGCCGGACGGGTGCGCTCGAGGAGGCCCACGGGGGAATCCTTTACCTGGACGAGGTCGGCGAAATGCCGCGCGAAACGCAGAACAAGATTCTGCGCGTTCTCGTCGATCAGCAGTTCGAGCGTGTAGGCGGCTCCAAGCGCGTCAAGGTCGATGTCCGCGTCATCTCCTCGACCGCCTACAATCTCGAGAACATGATCACCGAGGGCCTATTCCGCGAGGACCTGTATCACCGGCTCGCCGTGATTCCGGTGCGTGTTCCCGCTCTTGCGGAGCGGCGCGAGGATATCCCGTTCCTGGTCGACATGTTCATGCGGCAGGTAAGCGAACAGGCCGGCATCCGCCCCCGCAAGATCGGCGAGGATGCGCTCGCGGTGCTGCAGGCGCATGATTGGCCCGGCAATATCCGCCAGCTGCGCAACAACATCGAGCGCCTGATGATTCTTGCGCGCAGCGACGGTCCCGATACGCCGATCACCGCCGACATGCTGCCGAACGAGGTGGGAGACACCTTGCCGAAGGTCTCGGCGCAAAGCGATCAGCACATCATGACCTTACCGTTGCGCGAGGCCCGCGAGATGTTCGAGCGCGATTACCTGATCGCCCAGATCAATCGCTTCGGTGGCAACATCTCGCGTACCGCCGAATTCGTCGGCATGGAGCGCTCCGCCCTGCATCGCAAGCTGAAGTCGCTGGGCGTTTGATTAAGGGGGCGTTCGCCCCGTCGAGAGCCAAAGGCAGAACCGTCCCAGACGTAAGGAATAGCAATGAAGGTGATCATATGCGGGGCAGGGCAGGTCGGCTACGGCATCGCCGAGCGGCTGTCGCGCGAGAATAACGACGTTTCGGTGATCGATACGTCCGCCGCGCTGATCGCCTATATAACCGAGACGCTGGACGTGCGCGGTTACGTCGGCCATGGGGCGCATCCGGACGTGCTGGCGAAGGCGGGCGCCGATCAGGCCGACATGATCATCGCGGTAACGCTGTATGACGAGGTCAATATCGTTGCTTGCGAAGTGGCGCATGCGATCTTCAACGTGCCGACCAAGGTTGCCCGCATCCGGGCCCAGAGTTATCTCGCGCCAGAATACTCCGACCTCTTTTCGCGCGAAAACGTTCCGATCGACGTGACGATCTCCCCGGAAATCGA
Encoded here:
- the dusB gene encoding tRNA dihydrouridine synthase DusB, which encodes MCLKDMHLPSTAFSSSLLIGNVGIRNRVALAPMSGVTDLPFRRLAWRFGAGFVVTEMVASRELVGNASESWARLKNSGIEPHVVQLAGREAHWMAEAARIVEANGADIIDINMGCPAKKVTGGYSGSALMRNPDHALSLIEATVKAATVPVTLKMRLGWDENSINAPLIARRAEDAGVKAITIHGRTRMQFYNGKADWDAIRAVREVVSVPLIANGDVDSVADVQEILRRSGADAVMVGRSCQGRPWHAGVLAGAAAHPDASGIAQIFAEHYEMMLEFYGVEVGLRTARKHAGWYLDRFAPELPASEKAAFLTSTDTDFVRDGVVAAIARSGEAAAREEIAA
- a CDS encoding two-component system sensor histidine kinase NtrB, with amino-acid sequence MTEKATAPMEGANDLSMAVLNAIQNPVILVDEKGFVAFANWEAESFFGASANHLARHDIGAFIPFGSPLLTLIEQVRERRAPVNEYRVDLSSPRLGADKLVDLYVAPVLSQPGSVVIVFQERSMADKIDRQLTHRAAARSVTGLASMLAHEIKNPLSGIRGAAQLLETSVNDEDRALTRLICDETDRIVSLVDRMEVFSDERPVDRVPLNIHAVLDHVKAIAKAGFARRIKISEHYDPSLPPVFANRDQLVQVFLNLIKNAAEAIGDRSDGEILLTTAYRPGIRLSVAGTREKISLPLEFCVHDNGPGVPPDLLPHLFDPFITTKTNGSGLGLALVAKIIGGHGGIVECDSQHNRTTFRVLMPASKGLAADDETPMTKGTNG
- the ntrC gene encoding nitrogen regulation protein NR(I), with protein sequence MTGATILVADDDAAIRTVLNQALSRAGYEVRITSNAATLWRWIAAGDGDLVVTDVVMPDENAFDLLPRIKKARPDLPVLVMSAQNTFMTAIKASEKGAYDYLPKPFDLTELIGIIGRALAEPKRRPSKLDDDSQDGMPLVGRSAAMQEIYRVLARLMQTDLTLMITGESGTGKELVARALHDYGKRRNGPFVAINMAAIPRDLIESELFGHEKGAFTGAQTRSTGRFEQAEGGTLFLDEIGDMPMDAQTRLLRVLQQGEYTTVGGRTPIRSDVRIVAATNKDLKQSINQGLFREDLYYRLNVVPLRLPPLRDRAEDIPDLVRHFVQQAEKEGLDVKRFDQEALELMKAHPWPGNVRELENLVRRLTALYPQDVITREIIENELRSEIPDSPIEKAAARSGPLSISQAVEENMRQYFASFGDALPPSGLYDRVLAEMEYPLILAALTATRGNQIKAADLLGLNRNTLRKKIRELGVSVYRSSRTA
- the ntrY gene encoding two-component system sensor histidine kinase NtrY, with product MPASSVHGLGVALFMVDGMALPLGTEDGVTAAQDRRASFALPGLMLATGALICATLSLLVLLGLTPIRPERNIVIACAGINGLFVVGLIYLIAREIFRLLRARSKGRAAARLHVRIVALFSIVAITPAILVAIFASITLDVGLDRWFSLRTQAIVRSSLNVAQAYVLENASYLQGQTVSMANDLERNRQLYSLDRTGFVELMTRQARGRGMLGAFLVRADGSAILQANISTDRPLPAIPQDALKSTIAGQPTLIPPGVTNLVGAVIPLENFPDTYLYTVRNVDPEVMRSMRLMEENTAEYKTLEAGRTSLQIAFGVLYIGFALIVLLAAIWTAIAVADRIVRPIRQLIGAADSVASGNLDVVVPVRAVDGDVGNLSRTFNKMVSEIRTQQDQILVAKDEVDQRRRFIEAVLSGVTAAVIGVGKDRRITIFNPSSEGMLKKEATGLIGANLSEVAPEIEAVLVEAESRYRNDYRKQINIMRGGTERTLNVQVTREEGDESHGSYVITVDDITDLVIAQRSTAWADVARRIAHEIKNPLTPIQLSAERLKRRYGRQIDQEDRAVFDQCTETIVRQVEDIGRMVDEFSAFARMPKPTKEKSDLRAILKDAVFLREMGNNHINFVRDFGDEPLEGQFDGRMLGQAFGNLVKNAVEAIEAVPAGTSRGAPTVVIRSRRDDATGRFVVDVIDNGKGLPTENRHRILEPYMTMREKGTGLGLAIVKKIIEDHGGQLELHDAPPDFDGGSGAMIRVILPPAGETGGEGNLKNKGNTNGG
- the ntrX gene encoding two-component system response regulator NtrX, giving the protein MAADILVVDDEEDIREIVSGILSDEGHETRTAFDSDSALAAINDRVPRLIFLDIWMQGSKLDGLALLDEIKSRHPELPVVMISGHGNIETAVSAIKRGAYDFIEKPFKADRLILIAERALEISKLKRENSELKRKSGDPVELIGTSVAVSQLRQMIEKVAPTNSRIMIQGPSGSGKELVARMIHRKSARANGPFVALNAAAITPDRMEIALFGTEGTTGQPRRTGALEEAHGGILYLDEVGEMPRETQNKILRVLVDQQFERVGGSKRVKVDVRVISSTAYNLENMITEGLFREDLYHRLAVIPVRVPALAERREDIPFLVDMFMRQVSEQAGIRPRKIGEDALAVLQAHDWPGNIRQLRNNIERLMILARSDGPDTPITADMLPNEVGDTLPKVSAQSDQHIMTLPLREAREMFERDYLIAQINRFGGNISRTAEFVGMERSALHRKLKSLGV